Proteins encoded within one genomic window of Halobacteroides halobius DSM 5150:
- a CDS encoding phospholipase D-like domain-containing protein: MEKELLINETEAFSEILQQIREAKESIYICMYIWRDDNIGNLVAEELIKAADRGVKVEILKDKAGSVFERVEQQKQSFFHKQREVKCCIKEWFISFLYYRDNKVSKKQLRNKRLNRMLEHENITIKFNKERHDHSKFYIFDKQVLILGGMNIGDKTVAALGAQYGDYMIKLADQGLVTCFLESLAKGQPLAYQGVSFYFNMRDKKIYQIKPKVLELLDQARYRVDIEMAYFGDRDITNKIIEISRKGVNVTILTSKDANVQQALNQQVLEKIIKESNVKVYLSDRMVHSKFMCIDRRKFFLGSANFHKLGMSKLSEINVLVEGDCVCKKWEAWRKEHLKECKLVSQDCNLDYNRLIALTERVFC; the protein is encoded by the coding sequence ATGGAAAAAGAGTTATTAATTAATGAAACAGAAGCCTTTTCTGAGATATTACAGCAAATTAGAGAGGCTAAAGAGTCGATTTATATCTGTATGTATATTTGGAGAGATGATAATATTGGGAATTTAGTGGCTGAAGAATTAATTAAAGCTGCTGATAGAGGGGTTAAGGTTGAGATTTTAAAGGATAAAGCAGGTTCTGTATTTGAACGTGTTGAACAACAAAAGCAAAGCTTTTTTCACAAACAAAGGGAGGTTAAGTGTTGTATTAAGGAGTGGTTTATCTCCTTTTTGTATTATCGGGATAATAAAGTTTCTAAAAAGCAACTTAGAAATAAGAGATTAAATAGAATGTTAGAGCATGAAAATATTACGATTAAATTTAATAAAGAACGACATGACCATTCTAAATTTTATATTTTTGATAAGCAAGTATTGATTTTAGGTGGCATGAATATTGGTGATAAAACGGTTGCTGCCTTAGGAGCACAATACGGGGATTATATGATTAAATTGGCTGACCAAGGTTTGGTAACTTGCTTTTTAGAGAGCTTAGCTAAGGGCCAACCTCTTGCTTACCAAGGGGTTAGTTTCTATTTTAATATGAGAGATAAAAAAATATATCAAATTAAACCGAAAGTATTAGAATTATTAGACCAAGCAAGATACAGAGTAGATATAGAGATGGCTTATTTTGGGGATCGAGATATAACAAATAAAATTATTGAAATCTCTCGAAAAGGTGTTAATGTCACAATATTAACCTCTAAAGATGCTAATGTACAGCAGGCTTTAAATCAGCAAGTTTTAGAAAAAATTATTAAAGAATCAAATGTTAAGGTTTATTTATCAGATAGGATGGTACATTCCAAATTTATGTGTATAGATAGAAGGAAATTTTTCTTAGGTTCAGCAAACTTTCATAAGTTAGGGATGAGCAAGCTATCAGAGATAAATGTTTTAGTAGAGGGCGATTGTGTATGTAAAAAGTGGGAAGCATGGCGCAAAGAACATCTAAAGGAGTGTAAGTTAGTTTCAC